The following coding sequences lie in one Alloacidobacterium dinghuense genomic window:
- a CDS encoding VOC family protein has protein sequence MQKITPFLWFDDKAEEAMHFYVSIFKNSKIGTISRYGDAGPGPKGSAMSVTFELEGQPFMALNGGPYYKLSPAISLFVNCETQEEVDELWAKLTAGGKEDHCGWLVDKYGLSWQIIPRALGEMLSDPDPEKSQRTMKAMLQMGKIDIAALKRAYEGS, from the coding sequence ATGCAGAAAATCACGCCATTCTTGTGGTTCGACGACAAGGCAGAGGAGGCAATGCATTTTTATGTCTCCATCTTCAAGAACTCGAAAATCGGCACCATCAGCCGCTACGGAGACGCAGGCCCCGGCCCGAAAGGCTCTGCCATGTCCGTCACCTTCGAGCTCGAAGGCCAGCCATTCATGGCCTTGAACGGCGGCCCTTACTACAAGCTCTCGCCCGCCATTTCGCTCTTCGTAAACTGCGAAACGCAGGAAGAAGTCGATGAACTATGGGCGAAGCTCACCGCTGGCGGAAAAGAAGACCACTGCGGCTGGCTGGTCGACAAATACGGGTTGTCGTGGCAGATCATCCCGAGGGCGCTCGGCGAAATGCTGAGTGACCCGGATCCCGAAAAATCGCAAAGAACTATGAAGGCCATGCTGCAGATGGGCAAGATCGATATCGCGGCTCTGAAACGAGCCTACGAAGGCAGTTAA
- a CDS encoding bifunctional 5,10-methylenetetrahydrofolate dehydrogenase/5,10-methenyltetrahydrofolate cyclohydrolase has translation MTTPRVLDGNAIASQIKAEVAAEVEQLAVQGIRPGLAAVLVGNVPASEIYVRSKVRTSGQLGIFSDLITPPDTVTTEEMLELVAQLNAREDIDGILIQLPLPKQVNAKLLLEAVSPAKDVDGFHPVNVGRLQAGQPGLVPCTPAGMIQMLKRSNLPIAGQNAVVIGRSDIVGKPISILLLHENATVSICHSKTRDLGSYTRNADILVAAIGRPGYVTPDLVKRGATILDVGINRVTTREEFDKYFAGDAKREEMFVLKGSTIVGDVHPEAFKASGAYTPVPGGVGPLTIAMLMANTVRAAKLRRGLAA, from the coding sequence ATGACTACACCACGTGTTCTTGATGGAAATGCAATCGCCTCGCAGATCAAGGCGGAAGTTGCGGCGGAGGTTGAGCAGTTAGCTGTGCAGGGCATTCGCCCCGGTCTGGCTGCGGTGCTGGTGGGCAATGTGCCGGCTTCTGAGATTTATGTACGCAGTAAGGTTCGCACCAGCGGGCAGCTTGGAATCTTTTCGGACCTGATTACGCCTCCTGATACGGTCACGACGGAGGAGATGCTTGAGCTGGTGGCGCAGTTGAATGCGCGCGAGGATATTGACGGCATTCTCATTCAGCTGCCTCTGCCGAAACAGGTGAATGCGAAGCTGCTGCTGGAGGCGGTTTCTCCGGCAAAGGATGTGGATGGATTTCATCCCGTGAACGTGGGACGACTGCAGGCGGGGCAGCCGGGGCTTGTGCCGTGCACGCCGGCGGGCATGATTCAGATGCTGAAGCGGAGCAATCTGCCGATTGCGGGGCAGAATGCGGTCGTGATTGGGCGCAGCGATATTGTGGGTAAGCCGATTTCAATTCTCCTGTTGCACGAGAACGCGACAGTCTCCATTTGCCACAGCAAGACGCGCGACCTGGGCAGCTACACGCGGAATGCGGACATTCTGGTGGCGGCGATTGGAAGGCCGGGATATGTGACACCTGATCTGGTGAAGCGGGGCGCGACGATTCTCGATGTCGGGATCAACCGCGTCACAACGCGCGAGGAATTCGACAAGTATTTTGCCGGTGACGCCAAGCGCGAAGAGATGTTTGTTCTGAAAGGATCGACGATTGTGGGCGATGTGCATCCCGAGGCGTTCAAGGCTTCAGGCGCGTATACACCTGTCCCCGGTGGCGTTGGGCCGCTTACGATTGCCATGCTCATGGCGAACACTGTGCGCGCGGCGAAACTGCGGCGCGGGCTTGCGGCCTGA
- a CDS encoding Trm112 family protein, with translation MKAKASPGPISPDLLTMLACPVCHGNLLLEGDQIRCTQCQRRYPIEDGIPVLLADRAQQPSSS, from the coding sequence ATGAAAGCCAAGGCGTCTCCCGGACCTATTTCTCCTGATCTGCTGACCATGCTTGCCTGTCCCGTGTGCCACGGCAATCTGCTCCTCGAAGGCGATCAGATTCGCTGCACCCAGTGCCAGCGCAGGTATCCAATCGAAGACGGTATCCCCGTCCTGCTCGCAGACCGTGCGCAGCAGCCGTCCTCCAGTTAG
- the purL gene encoding phosphoribosylformylglycinamidine synthase subunit PurL, with protein MKSESLPVAPQAASVTPELLAQHSITPDEYERITAALGRTPSLTELGIYSVMWSEHCSYKSSRVHLRRLPTKSDRVVQGPGENAGIIDVGDGWACAFKIESHNHPSYIEPFQGAATGVGGILRDIFTMGARPLAVMDSLRFGPISEDKDTPREIVHKNHSIVEGVVHGIAGYGNCFGVPNLGGETRFEECYSGNPLVNAFALGLVRRDEIFYAKATGVGNPVIYVGAKTGRDGIHGATMASEEFKEGSEQKRPNVQVGDPFMEKLLLEACLEAMKTGAIVGIQDMGAAGLTSSSCEMGARGGVGLKMNLDHVPQRETGMTAYEMMLSESQERMLLVADKGREQEVLDVFAKWGLDATVVGTVIPEPRLRILHHGELFADIPNQSLTDDAPVYHRPVGEWNAPVPAEPTKSALAKLGYEDKTSTRNYTDDLRTLLASSNVCSKRWVHEQYDSMVQTNTVQGPGGEGGVMRIKGTKRGLAMALDGNGRWCYLNPKLGAQHAVAEAARKVACTGATPIAATNCLNFGNPEKPEIMAQLSAAIDGISEACIALGTPITGGNVSLYNETRGEGIYPTPVLGIVGLIEDVTKAVPADFQKAGDIVLVIGQAKLPTIEERMREFGSSEYAKTVLGEIWGTPPALDLSVEAALQKCLAELADLRLLHSARDISDGGIAVALGEGAFGDGVGVSAHLLEGPDLPVAWQLFGETPTQVIVTCDASDVAKIKAVVGKYAGLLVQDVGETTKDHFRIEVNGRAVITESVKGLRHVWSNALEAKLYDEVLA; from the coding sequence ATGAAATCAGAATCTCTCCCTGTAGCTCCACAAGCTGCCTCGGTAACCCCTGAGCTTTTGGCTCAACACAGCATTACACCGGATGAATACGAGCGGATTACGGCCGCTCTGGGGCGTACGCCGAGCCTAACGGAGCTTGGTATCTATAGCGTTATGTGGAGCGAGCACTGCTCCTATAAGTCGTCGCGCGTGCATCTGCGGCGGCTGCCGACCAAGAGCGATCGCGTGGTGCAAGGGCCGGGTGAGAACGCCGGCATTATCGACGTGGGCGATGGCTGGGCCTGCGCTTTCAAGATCGAGTCGCACAATCATCCCTCGTATATTGAGCCGTTTCAGGGAGCGGCAACCGGCGTCGGTGGCATTCTACGCGACATTTTCACCATGGGAGCGCGCCCACTGGCGGTGATGGATTCGCTGCGCTTCGGGCCAATTTCGGAAGACAAGGATACGCCGCGGGAGATCGTGCATAAGAATCACTCGATTGTTGAAGGAGTGGTGCACGGCATCGCGGGATATGGCAATTGCTTTGGCGTTCCAAACCTTGGCGGCGAGACACGATTCGAAGAGTGTTACTCGGGGAATCCGCTGGTGAATGCCTTTGCGTTGGGGCTGGTGCGGCGCGATGAGATTTTCTACGCGAAGGCTACGGGCGTTGGGAATCCGGTGATTTATGTCGGGGCCAAGACTGGCCGCGACGGCATTCATGGCGCGACGATGGCCAGCGAAGAGTTCAAGGAAGGTTCAGAGCAGAAGCGGCCGAATGTGCAGGTGGGCGACCCATTTATGGAGAAGCTGCTGCTTGAGGCTTGCCTCGAAGCGATGAAGACTGGTGCGATTGTCGGTATTCAGGACATGGGTGCGGCCGGGCTCACCTCTTCGAGTTGCGAAATGGGAGCGCGCGGCGGTGTCGGACTCAAAATGAATCTGGATCACGTCCCGCAGCGCGAAACCGGCATGACCGCCTATGAAATGATGCTCAGCGAGTCGCAGGAGCGCATGCTGCTCGTCGCCGACAAGGGCCGCGAGCAGGAAGTGCTCGATGTCTTCGCCAAGTGGGGACTGGATGCGACTGTCGTCGGCACGGTGATTCCGGAGCCGCGACTGCGCATTCTGCACCATGGTGAGCTGTTCGCGGATATTCCGAATCAGTCGCTTACGGATGATGCGCCTGTGTACCACCGTCCTGTGGGCGAGTGGAATGCTCCGGTTCCCGCGGAACCGACGAAGAGTGCGTTAGCAAAACTCGGGTACGAGGATAAGACTTCGACACGTAACTACACCGATGATCTGCGTACGCTGCTTGCTTCCAGCAATGTGTGCTCGAAGCGGTGGGTGCATGAGCAGTACGATTCGATGGTGCAGACGAACACGGTGCAGGGGCCGGGCGGCGAAGGCGGCGTGATGCGAATCAAGGGAACAAAGCGCGGGCTGGCGATGGCGCTCGACGGCAATGGGCGGTGGTGCTATCTCAATCCGAAGCTGGGTGCGCAACATGCGGTTGCGGAAGCGGCGCGCAAAGTGGCTTGCACAGGAGCGACTCCGATTGCGGCGACGAACTGTCTGAACTTCGGCAATCCAGAGAAGCCGGAGATCATGGCGCAACTTTCGGCGGCTATAGACGGCATCTCGGAGGCTTGCATCGCGCTGGGCACGCCGATCACGGGCGGAAACGTTTCGCTCTACAACGAGACGCGTGGCGAAGGCATTTATCCGACGCCTGTGCTTGGAATTGTTGGTCTGATTGAAGATGTAACGAAGGCGGTTCCGGCAGATTTTCAGAAAGCGGGTGACATCGTTCTGGTTATCGGCCAGGCGAAACTGCCGACGATTGAAGAGCGCATGCGGGAATTCGGTTCTTCGGAATATGCCAAGACGGTGCTTGGGGAAATCTGGGGGACGCCGCCGGCTCTTGATCTGAGCGTGGAGGCGGCACTGCAGAAATGTCTGGCGGAGTTGGCGGATTTGAGACTGCTGCATTCGGCGCGCGACATTTCTGACGGCGGCATTGCCGTTGCGCTGGGTGAAGGCGCCTTTGGGGATGGTGTTGGCGTGAGCGCACATCTTCTCGAAGGGCCGGACCTTCCGGTTGCGTGGCAGCTTTTTGGCGAGACGCCGACGCAAGTCATCGTTACCTGCGACGCTTCAGATGTTGCGAAGATTAAAGCTGTTGTCGGCAAGTATGCAGGCCTGCTGGTGCAGGACGTGGGTGAGACGACGAAAGATCATTTCCGCATCGAGGTCAATGGCAGAGCGGTAATCACCGAAAGTGTGAAGGGATTGCGGCATGTGTGGTCCAACGCTCTTGAAGCCAAACTTTACGATGAGGTGCTTGCGTGA
- a CDS encoding ArsR/SmtB family transcription factor: MTSANLDATFSALADPTRRAILARLADGEASVMELAEPFAMSQPAISRHLKVLERAGLISRGRDAQRRPCRVEIEPLVEATDWLEGYRNTLESSFQRLDALLEEMKAKEKRARHTRPRR; encoded by the coding sequence ATGACTTCAGCAAATCTGGATGCAACATTTTCGGCCCTTGCTGACCCCACCCGGAGAGCAATTCTCGCTCGTCTCGCCGATGGCGAAGCCTCGGTGATGGAACTGGCTGAGCCATTCGCCATGAGCCAGCCCGCCATCTCCAGGCACCTCAAAGTGTTGGAGCGCGCCGGCCTCATCTCGCGCGGACGCGATGCACAGCGGCGGCCATGCCGCGTTGAAATCGAGCCCCTGGTCGAGGCAACTGACTGGCTGGAGGGCTATCGCAACACACTCGAAAGCAGCTTTCAGCGTCTCGATGCGCTGCTCGAAGAAATGAAAGCGAAGGAAAAGAGAGCGAGACATACCCGTCCCAGGAGATAA
- the coaE gene encoding dephospho-CoA kinase (Dephospho-CoA kinase (CoaE) performs the final step in coenzyme A biosynthesis.), whose protein sequence is MLRVGLTGGLGSGKSTVAEMFAARGVHVISADEVGRRLMQPGEGVYRQIVEQFGKEVVRADGTLNRPLLAELAFRQGRLDELNRIVHPAVIAAQEEWANDLEAREPDAIAMIESALIFEAGVSGSVPGWKDRFDKIVLVTAPDDVKIQRFLERIGTGMQVNAEQLKLFEEDARSRLAAQIPDSEKIPFSDYVIDNSGSLERTRQEVDEVFGRLRSA, encoded by the coding sequence ATGCTGCGCGTAGGGCTTACAGGAGGTCTGGGCAGCGGCAAAAGCACCGTCGCGGAGATGTTTGCGGCGCGTGGCGTTCACGTCATATCGGCAGACGAAGTTGGGCGCAGACTGATGCAGCCGGGCGAGGGAGTATATCGGCAGATTGTTGAGCAGTTCGGCAAGGAAGTGGTTCGTGCTGATGGTACGCTGAATCGCCCGCTACTTGCCGAGCTGGCATTTCGCCAAGGCAGGCTGGACGAGCTGAATCGAATCGTTCATCCCGCGGTGATTGCCGCGCAGGAGGAGTGGGCAAACGATCTGGAGGCGCGCGAGCCGGATGCGATTGCCATGATCGAATCGGCGTTGATCTTTGAGGCAGGGGTTTCCGGCAGCGTTCCCGGATGGAAGGATCGTTTTGACAAGATCGTGCTGGTGACGGCTCCGGACGACGTGAAGATCCAGCGTTTTCTTGAGCGTATTGGCACTGGTATGCAGGTGAACGCGGAGCAACTCAAGCTATTCGAAGAGGATGCGCGCTCGCGGCTTGCGGCACAGATTCCGGATAGCGAGAAGATTCCGTTTTCGGACTACGTGATTGACAACAGCGGATCGCTGGAGCGCACGCGGCAAGAGGTTGACGAGGTCTTTGGCCGATTGCGCAGTGCCTGA
- a CDS encoding S1C family serine protease translates to MIFRRIVLVLVLVGGFWLVLNRTRPANQMPPSIAPGSLHLTEAHAAPEYDSEELNNISVYKRALPSVVNITASAVAFDFFWGAVPQQGQGSGFILNKEGQILTNYHVVADATQVEVTTSDKHRYKARVIGKDRHHDLALLQISAPNLVPATLADSRNLVVGQKVYAIGNPFGLSGTMTTGIISAKRSIRGPSGDLIDNAIQTDAAINPGNSGGPLLNSRGEVIGITSLIATNPNQDVEQNAGIGFAIPIDTAKAVLSDFQRYGRVRRPSLGIVSYPIGPDLADQMGLAADYGVLIQRVLPGGPAEHAGLHGGNQTAYLGNMQIYLGGDLIVGVDDQQVASTQDIDEIMDHHQAGDVVTITFFRGRRKLTTRLTLGEAGDRSV, encoded by the coding sequence ATGATTTTTCGCAGGATTGTTTTGGTGCTCGTTCTGGTTGGCGGCTTCTGGCTGGTTCTCAATCGAACTCGGCCGGCGAACCAAATGCCGCCGTCGATTGCTCCCGGTTCGCTGCATCTGACAGAGGCGCACGCCGCTCCGGAGTACGACTCCGAAGAGCTGAATAATATTTCTGTTTACAAGAGGGCGCTACCGTCTGTGGTAAATATCACGGCTTCTGCGGTTGCCTTCGATTTCTTCTGGGGCGCGGTGCCGCAGCAGGGGCAGGGTTCCGGGTTCATTCTCAACAAAGAAGGCCAGATTCTTACCAACTACCACGTGGTTGCCGATGCGACGCAGGTAGAGGTCACCACTTCTGACAAGCATCGCTACAAGGCGCGTGTGATTGGTAAGGACCGACACCATGATCTAGCGCTGCTGCAGATCAGCGCACCGAATCTTGTGCCCGCCACGCTGGCTGATTCGCGCAATCTGGTTGTGGGGCAGAAGGTCTATGCGATTGGCAATCCATTTGGCCTGAGCGGCACGATGACTACGGGCATTATCAGCGCCAAGCGGTCGATTCGCGGGCCTAGCGGCGATCTGATCGACAATGCGATCCAGACGGATGCGGCCATCAATCCCGGCAACTCCGGTGGCCCGCTGCTGAATTCGCGTGGCGAGGTGATCGGTATTACTTCGCTGATTGCCACCAATCCGAACCAGGATGTGGAGCAGAATGCTGGTATTGGCTTTGCCATTCCTATCGATACGGCGAAGGCTGTGCTGAGCGATTTCCAGCGCTATGGCCGGGTGCGCAGGCCTTCGCTGGGGATTGTGTCTTATCCGATCGGCCCTGATCTCGCTGACCAGATGGGGCTGGCTGCTGATTATGGCGTATTGATTCAGCGTGTGTTGCCGGGCGGTCCGGCGGAGCACGCAGGGCTGCATGGCGGGAATCAGACGGCATACCTCGGCAACATGCAGATTTATCTTGGCGGTGACCTGATTGTCGGCGTCGACGATCAGCAGGTGGCAAGCACACAGGACATTGACGAGATCATGGACCATCATCAGGCGGGCGATGTGGTGACGATTACGTTCTTCCGCGGCCGCCGCAAGCTGACGACTCGGTTGACGCTGGGCGAAGCTGGAGACCGGTCGGTCTAA
- a CDS encoding SRPBCC family protein has product MKNTGTLQVTTPNDREIVLTRVFNAPRHLVFEAFSKPELLKRWFGPHGWSLPVCEVDFRVGGGFRFVMRGPDGQEMGMRGTYKEITPPEGSVHMESFDDFPGSESQVTSVFVEKDGKTTMTATVLYASKEVRDAVIKSGMEHGAAETYDRLAEMLEPKAA; this is encoded by the coding sequence ATGAAGAATACCGGAACCCTGCAAGTGACCACGCCGAACGACCGCGAAATTGTCCTCACGCGGGTCTTCAATGCACCGCGCCATCTGGTCTTCGAAGCATTCAGCAAACCTGAACTGCTCAAACGCTGGTTTGGGCCACACGGCTGGTCTTTGCCAGTCTGCGAAGTTGACTTCAGAGTAGGCGGAGGCTTTCGCTTCGTCATGCGTGGCCCCGACGGCCAGGAGATGGGCATGCGCGGAACCTACAAAGAGATCACGCCGCCAGAAGGTTCCGTGCACATGGAGTCGTTCGACGACTTCCCCGGCAGCGAGTCGCAGGTAACATCCGTTTTCGTCGAGAAAGATGGCAAAACGACGATGACCGCCACGGTGCTGTATGCCTCGAAAGAAGTCCGCGACGCCGTCATCAAGTCAGGCATGGAGCACGGAGCAGCCGAAACCTACGACCGTCTCGCGGAAATGCTCGAACCAAAAGCCGCCTGA
- the mmuM gene encoding homocysteine S-methyltransferase, protein MKSCDQLDIAKLRILDGGMATELERRGCNISGPLWSAHVLDESPETIAAVHLSYLDAGADCILTASYQVSAMGYAELGQPPEAAAAAAAALRRSVDLALAARERYRRQSARPVWVAASLGPYGAALHNGGEYHGNYNVDFAELVRFHAERLAVIESTEADFVALESVPSLEEAEAIVEALHQHPVVCGWISFTCKDEQHVSHGEKLVRCAEFLDKQKQVIAVGINCTQPKFIRPLIGELKRATRKLIVVYPNSGEGWDAEHRCWTGASDVAGFGSLAREWNEAGAQIIGGCCRTGPEHVRAIRESLAASLAAR, encoded by the coding sequence ATGAAGTCGTGCGATCAACTCGATATTGCCAAGCTGCGCATTCTGGATGGCGGGATGGCGACGGAGCTTGAGCGGCGCGGCTGCAATATCAGCGGGCCGCTGTGGTCGGCGCATGTGCTGGATGAGAGTCCGGAGACGATTGCGGCGGTTCATCTGAGCTATCTGGACGCCGGGGCCGACTGCATTCTCACGGCCAGCTATCAGGTTTCGGCGATGGGATATGCAGAGCTGGGCCAGCCTCCGGAAGCTGCCGCTGCTGCCGCTGCTGCTCTGCGGCGGTCGGTGGATCTGGCTCTCGCTGCGCGAGAACGGTATCGGAGGCAATCTGCGCGGCCGGTATGGGTTGCGGCGTCGCTGGGGCCTTATGGCGCGGCTTTGCACAACGGAGGGGAGTATCACGGCAATTACAACGTCGACTTTGCTGAGTTGGTCCGGTTTCACGCGGAGAGGCTGGCAGTCATTGAGAGCACGGAAGCTGATTTTGTTGCGCTTGAATCTGTTCCTTCGCTCGAAGAGGCGGAAGCAATTGTCGAGGCACTGCATCAGCATCCCGTTGTTTGCGGGTGGATTTCTTTTACGTGCAAGGATGAGCAGCATGTTTCCCACGGTGAGAAGCTGGTGCGCTGCGCGGAGTTTCTCGACAAGCAGAAGCAGGTCATCGCGGTGGGGATCAATTGCACACAGCCGAAGTTCATTCGACCGTTGATTGGTGAATTGAAGCGAGCGACGCGCAAGCTGATTGTTGTTTATCCCAATTCCGGTGAAGGCTGGGATGCTGAACACCGCTGCTGGACGGGTGCCTCCGATGTAGCGGGCTTCGGGAGTCTTGCCCGCGAATGGAACGAAGCTGGAGCGCAGATTATCGGCGGCTGCTGCCGCACGGGGCCTGAACATGTGCGCGCGATTCGGGAGAGCCTTGCAGCGAGTCTCGCTGCGCGTTAA
- a CDS encoding DNA-methyltransferase, translating into MRQAIERNTSSERTANAQEGSVKRPYVELVSRAQVSFLIPLNDADPGALEIYREANNHYRTVPWPAPFDKTTHRLRLGDARDLSWIPDSSVHLVVTSPPYWTLKEYVRDNQSQLGDIADYEQFLVELDKVWRHCARVLVPGGRICCVVGDICVSRKRGGRHHVMPLHADIQVRSRKLGLDCLTPILWQKITNGATEAEGNGAGFYGKPYQPGSIVKNDTEFILLLRKGGEYRSAEPVQKVLSMLTKDEMQGWLRSGWADLPGASTTKSKHPAPYPIELAERLIKLFSFAGDTILDPFLGTGSTTAAAIRTGRNSIGIEIEPSYLEVARQKISALSRVKRMAGATSCEVICG; encoded by the coding sequence ATGAGGCAGGCGATCGAGAGGAATACGTCTTCAGAGCGGACGGCCAATGCGCAAGAAGGCTCCGTTAAGCGGCCGTATGTGGAGCTAGTAAGCCGAGCACAAGTTTCCTTCCTCATACCATTGAACGACGCAGATCCTGGGGCGCTGGAAATCTATCGTGAAGCTAACAATCACTACCGGACGGTGCCCTGGCCTGCCCCTTTTGACAAAACTACACACCGGTTGCGACTTGGGGATGCAAGGGACCTCTCCTGGATACCTGATAGTTCTGTTCATTTAGTGGTGACATCACCGCCTTATTGGACCTTAAAGGAGTATGTTCGGGACAACCAATCACAACTCGGGGATATCGCGGATTACGAGCAATTCCTGGTTGAACTGGATAAGGTCTGGAGACACTGTGCTCGCGTACTTGTACCGGGCGGGCGAATCTGTTGTGTAGTTGGTGACATTTGCGTATCGAGAAAGCGTGGAGGCCGACATCACGTGATGCCGTTGCACGCTGATATTCAAGTCCGGTCTCGAAAGCTAGGGCTCGACTGCTTGACACCAATCTTGTGGCAAAAAATCACCAACGGTGCCACAGAGGCGGAAGGAAATGGTGCCGGTTTCTACGGGAAGCCGTATCAGCCAGGTTCCATTGTAAAAAACGACACGGAATTCATCTTGTTATTGCGGAAAGGTGGAGAATATCGTTCCGCCGAACCAGTGCAGAAGGTGCTCTCCATGTTGACAAAGGATGAGATGCAAGGATGGTTGCGTTCCGGTTGGGCCGATCTTCCGGGGGCATCGACCACCAAAAGTAAACACCCTGCGCCTTATCCCATCGAACTGGCCGAACGGCTTATCAAACTTTTTTCATTTGCTGGCGATACAATTCTCGATCCGTTCCTTGGAACGGGTTCTACAACTGCTGCTGCTATAAGGACCGGTCGTAATTCCATCGGCATCGAAATTGAACCGTCATACCTAGAAGTAGCTCGACAGAAAATATCGGCCTTGTCCCGGGTAAAACGCATGGCGGGGGCCACGTCATGCGAGGTAATTTGTGGCTGA
- a CDS encoding UbiA family prenyltransferase — MQEQAQIQLQHPDSGLLRPLCVDLDGTLVKSDTLVDSLLVLLRTHPQSILKTFRWVLQGKAALKAQVGNIVTLDVTHLPYNRPLLEYLQQERGLGRRIYLATGADARLAEKIAAHLGIFDGVLASDGNTNLTGGNKLASLKSEFHGEDFDYIGNARPDLPLLEHAGAAMLANPHASLRTLLKSRKIPIHRHFEDRASHRKAFLKAIRLHQWAKNVLIFVPLLLAHSLKLPLVLNAIMAFFSFSLCASATYIVNDLLDIETDRRHPKKRFRPFAAGDLQASTGVAIIVAFLAAGFVGAYFLPAAFLGWLLLYLVVTLSYSLALKRVVLVDVILLSGLYTVRMLAGGAATSILISTWLAGFSVFLFFSLAMVKRFSELLNLQERGNAPSNGRGYLISDIEQLRSFGTASGYAAIVVFSLYISGTNVTQLYAHPVRMWLIVPLMLLWISRVWLLASRGEMNEDPVIFAVTDRMSLLIGLAVVLIAIVAAL; from the coding sequence TTGCAGGAGCAAGCACAAATTCAGCTGCAGCACCCGGATTCCGGCCTGCTCCGGCCTCTGTGCGTCGACCTCGACGGAACGCTCGTCAAGAGTGACACGCTGGTGGATTCCCTGCTTGTTCTGCTGCGCACTCACCCGCAAAGCATCCTGAAGACCTTCCGCTGGGTGCTGCAGGGCAAAGCGGCCCTCAAGGCGCAGGTAGGCAACATCGTCACACTCGACGTGACGCATCTCCCCTACAATCGCCCTCTACTTGAATATCTCCAGCAGGAGCGCGGGCTGGGCCGCCGCATTTATCTGGCAACCGGCGCCGACGCGAGACTCGCCGAAAAAATCGCAGCCCATCTCGGAATCTTCGATGGGGTGCTGGCGAGCGACGGGAATACCAACCTCACCGGCGGCAATAAGCTGGCCAGCCTCAAGTCTGAATTCCACGGCGAAGACTTCGATTACATCGGCAATGCCCGTCCCGATCTGCCACTGCTCGAGCACGCAGGAGCGGCGATGCTTGCCAATCCGCACGCTTCTCTGCGCACGCTGCTCAAATCCCGCAAGATTCCTATCCACCGGCATTTCGAAGACCGCGCTTCGCACAGAAAAGCATTCCTCAAAGCCATCCGCCTCCACCAATGGGCAAAGAATGTCCTGATTTTCGTGCCGCTGCTGCTCGCCCATTCGCTGAAATTGCCACTCGTCCTCAACGCAATTATGGCGTTTTTCTCCTTCAGCCTCTGCGCCTCGGCCACCTACATCGTCAATGACCTGCTCGATATAGAAACCGACCGCAGGCACCCGAAAAAGCGCTTTCGTCCATTCGCCGCCGGCGACCTTCAGGCCTCCACCGGAGTCGCGATCATCGTTGCCTTTCTCGCAGCCGGATTTGTGGGAGCATACTTCCTGCCCGCTGCATTTCTCGGATGGCTCCTGCTCTATCTCGTCGTTACCCTCAGCTATTCACTAGCGCTCAAACGAGTCGTGCTCGTAGACGTGATCCTTCTCTCCGGCTTGTACACCGTGCGGATGCTTGCCGGAGGCGCAGCCACAAGCATCTTGATTTCCACCTGGCTCGCCGGATTCTCCGTCTTCCTCTTCTTCAGCCTTGCCATGGTCAAGCGCTTCAGTGAGTTGCTGAATCTGCAGGAACGTGGCAATGCGCCTTCGAACGGTCGCGGCTACCTTATCTCAGACATCGAACAACTGCGCAGCTTCGGCACAGCCAGCGGCTACGCGGCCATCGTTGTCTTTTCCCTCTACATCAGCGGAACGAACGTCACGCAACTCTACGCTCATCCCGTGCGCATGTGGCTCATCGTGCCTCTCATGCTGCTTTGGATCAGCCGTGTCTGGCTGCTCGCTTCGCGCGGTGAGATGAACGAAGATCCTGTCATCTTCGCCGTCACCGACCGCATGAGTTTGCTCATCGGCTTGGCCGTCGTCCTCATCGCCATAGTCGCCGCCCTTTGA